A genome region from Gouania willdenowi chromosome 9, fGouWil2.1, whole genome shotgun sequence includes the following:
- the LOC114469319 gene encoding zinc finger BED domain-containing protein 1-like yields MGRTRRRHSTVWDCFVQDGDFVRCTKCDAVLKYCQGATSSMMNHMSRHARSAAPLEVDEKPVIAASDFHSVSNSDIMQVTVMSPNVNMGSGSQERDYGDRRRPKRSSVWDVFVQIDDEVHCTMCDTKLKYRSSTTTMMYHIKNKHPDAMPGEGVQETTHSEVTELISRMIEKDLLPIAVVNGEGFRELLGRTVQNYKMPSVGHITRIIEGHFQEKVEELMLKLSGVDKVALTADFWSADQYQRYITVSCSFITEDWQGRSAVLVTHKLKSGDTLTVNTMTEGLLSTVHTWGVSGKVTVCVHNNKEMSLSGHHQCARVTWDYATCFATTLQLAVSEGLSEDLLRIITAAGKLVNHFNHNMEASNALKQKQAQMCLPQHGLIQSSKARWDTVCDMFERLLEQRWAIKAVLSDRTVTNRHQVETLEIEDNCWQVIENFTPVLATLKWATTVISAEAEVSISNIYPITFSLIQTHLVPKENDVEQVSEFKIKVQKALGNLMEVDSADLASKPALIASMLDPRHKHLSFLSAPGRLAAKVKLHELVSASDGVNDAVVAKDEQQEILVTPDMSRVALPPSQMKSDTKNTMMLLLGDNYSSSYATDTEAQVDYYLRDIAPSLDINPLDWWRVNAPRFPKLAKLAKHYLCIPGVSLPSLLSDAGQLFATMRTKISPDHVDMLIFVNRNA; encoded by the exons ATGGGGCGCACCAGGAGGAGGCACAGCACCGTGTGGGACTGCTTCGTGCAGGACGGAGACTTTGTCCGCTGCACAAAGTGCGACGCCGTCCTGAAGTACTGCCAGGGGGCCACGAGCTCCATGATGAACCACATGAGCCGCCACGCGCGCTCCGCAGCGCCGCTCGAGGTGGACGAAAAACCGGTGATCGCCGCGAGCGACTTCCACAGCGTGTCCAACTCGGACATCATGCAGGTAACCGTCATGTCCCCGAACGTAAACATGGGCTCCGGCTCCCAGGAGCGGGACTACGGGGACAGGAGGCGGCCCAAGCGAAGCTCTGTGTGGGACGTGTTCGTCCAAATTGATGACGAGGTCCACTGCACCATGTGTGATACTAAACTCAAATACAGGAGCAGCACCACCACCATGATGTATCACATCAAGAACAAACACCCGGACGCCATGCCTGGTGAGGGCGTGCAAGAAACCACGCACTCTGAGGTGACAGAGCTCATCTCCAGGATGATAGAGAAGGACCTGCTTCCCATCGCTGTGGTGAACGGAGAGGGATTCAGAGAGCTACTGGGACGGACTGTGCAGAACTACAAAATGCCATCTGTAGGTCACATCACACGTATTATTGAGGGTCACTTCCAGGAGAAGGTGGAGGAGCTTATGCTGAAGCTGAGTGGAGTGGATAAAGTGGCCCTCACTGCTGATTTCTGGTCAGCTGACCAATACCAGAGGTACATCACAGTGTCGTGTTCATTCATAACAGAAGATTGGCAGGGAAGGTCTGCTGTGCTCGTGACCCACAAGCTAAAATCTGGTGACACCCTGACGGTGAACACAATGACGGAGGGGCTGCTCAGCACTGTGCACACCTGGGGGGTCTCCGGGAAAGTAACTGTGTGCGTTCACAACAACAAGGAGATGAGTCTGTCCGGCCACCACCAGTGTGCCAGAGTCACCTGGGATTACGCTACATGCTTTGCAACAACACTTCAGCTCGCAGTCAGTGAAGGCCTCAGCGAGGATCTGCTCCGCATCATCACGGCCGCTGGAAAACTGGTCAACCACTTTAACCACAACATGGAGGCCAGTAATGCATTAAAGCAGAAGCAGGCCCAGATGTGCCTGCCACAGCACGGGCTTATTCAGTCCAGCAAGGCCAGGTGGGACACAGTGTGCGATATGTTTGAGCGGTTGCTTGAGCAGCGTTGGGCGATTAAAGCCGTGCTCTCTGACCGCACCGTCACCAACAGACATCAAGTCGAGACTCTGGAGATCGAAGACAACTGCTGGCAAGTCATAGAAAATTTCACCCCCGTGCTGGCGACGCTGAAATGGGCAACGACGGTCATATCTGCTGAAGCAGAGGTGTCCATCTCCAACATTTATCCAATCACGTTCAGCCTCATTCAGACTCATCTGGTGCCAAAAGAAAACGATGTTGAGCAAGTGTCAGAATTTAAGATTAAAGTTCAAAAGGCACTCGGAAATCTCATGGAG GTTGACTCTGCTGATTTGGCCTCTAAACCTGCTCTGATAGCCTCCATGTTGGACCCTCGGCACAAACATCTCAGTTTCCTGTCCGCGCCTGGGAGACTGGCAGCAAAAGTCAAACTGCATGAGCTGGTGTCGGCGTCAGACGGGGTGAATGATGCTGTGGTGGCAAAGGACGAACAGCAGGAGATCCTGGTCACGCCGGACATGAGTCGCGTGGCTTTACCTCCATCGCAAATGAAAAGTGACACCAAGAACACCATGATGCTGCTCCTGGGGGACAACTACAGCTCATCCTATGCCACAGACACCGAGGCTCAGGTGGATTACTACCTGAGGGACATCGCTCCCTCTCTGGACATTAACCCTCTGGACTGGTGGAGGGTCAACGCACCCAGGTTTCCTAAACTGGCCAAGCTGGCTAAACACTACCTGTGCATCCCTGGGGTCTCGCTGCCCTCTTTGCTGTCAGATGCTGGACAATTGTTTGCAACAATGCGCACAAAAATAAGCCCGGATCATGTCGACATGCTGATCTTTGTAAACAGAAATGCATGA